The following proteins are encoded in a genomic region of Glycine max cultivar Williams 82 chromosome 18, Glycine_max_v4.0, whole genome shotgun sequence:
- the LOC100809813 gene encoding transcription factor AS1-like isoform X1, with protein sequence MKERQRWRAEEDALLCSYVKQYGPREWNLVSQRMNTPLNRDAKSCLERWKNYLKPDIKKGSLTEEEQRLVIRLQAKYGNKWKKIAAEVPGRTAKRLGKWWEVFKEKQQREKKDVNRISDPINNSKYEHILESFAEKLVKERPSPSFLMAASNGAFLHTDTPAPASSLLPSWLSNSSSPAADGPSSLSVTLSLSSSMVIAPPFSWLPPKRGPDNAPFVLGNAAALQGVIPTLSDNMLMSQMVEHRKELEEGHRALGTHKKEAAWRLSRVELQLESEKTNRRREKIEEFEAKIKALQEEELAALGRIEAEYREQLDALRRDAENKEQKLAEQWAAKHLRLTRLLEQLGCRAGLP encoded by the coding sequence ATGAAGGAGAGGCAACGTTGGAGAgctgaagaggatgctttattATGTTCTTATGTCAAACAGTATGGTCCTAGGGAATGGAATCTTGTGTCTCAGCGCATGAACACACCTCTTAACAGGGATGCAAAGTCGTGCTTGGAAAGGTGGAAGAACTACCTCAAGCCTGACATAAAAAAAGGTTCTCTTACCGAAGAAGAGCAGCGTCTTGTCATCCGCCTTCAAGCAAAATACGGGaacaaatggaagaaaatcGCTGCAGAAGTCCCAGGGCGCACTGCTAAGCGGTTAGGCAAGTGGTGGGAAGTCTTCAAAGAGAAGCAgcagagagagaaaaaggatgTCAATAGAATCTCCGACCCAATTAACAATAGTAAGTACGAGCACATACTTGAGAGTTTTGCAGAGAAACTAGTGAAGGAACGCCCTTCACCATCATTTTTAATGGCTGCTTCCAATGGGGCATTTCTGCACACCGATACACCAGCACCTGCATCATCCTTGCTTCCTTCTTGGCTTTCTAATTCTAGTAGTCCTGCCGCTGATGGGCCAAGTTCCCTTTCGGTGACACTAAGTCTTTCTTCCTCAATGGTGATCGCGCCTCCATTTTCATGGTTGCCACCCAAGAGAGGACCAGACAATGCTCCTTTTGTTTTGGGGAATGCAGCAGCACTTCAGGGAGTTATTCCAACTCTAAGTGATAACATGCTTATGTCTCAGATGGTGGAGCACCGTAAAGAGTTGGAAGAGGGGCATCGTGCTTTGGGCACACACAAGAAGGAGGCAGCTTGGAGGTTAAGTCGGGTGGAGTTGCAGTTGGAGTCAGAGAAGACAAACCGAAGAAGGGAGaagattgaagaatttgaagcaAAAATTAAAGCTCTTCAAGAAGAGGAGCTAGCTGCTTTGGGTAGAATTGAAGCAGAATACAGAGAACAGTTAGATGCATTAAGGAGAGATGCTGAAAACAAGGAGCAAAAGTTGGCAGAACAATGGGCTGCAAAGCATTTGCGGCTTACTAGGTTACTAGAGCAATTAGGGTGCAGAGCAGGGCTCCCTTAG